Proteins from a single region of Fusobacterium gonidiaformans ATCC 25563:
- a CDS encoding ribonuclease III domain-containing protein produces the protein MESVDIREMSGLALAYLGDTVWETQVRLYWVKKGFNISHLNYKVKKFVNAKAQSHYYQLLKEELSEEENAIMRRAKNANIRSFPKSCSNQEYREATAFEAILGAWFLQGEIDKIQAFANRILEKE, from the coding sequence ATGGAGAGTGTAGATATTCGGGAAATGAGTGGGCTTGCTTTAGCGTATTTGGGAGACACGGTGTGGGAAACACAGGTTCGTCTTTATTGGGTAAAAAAAGGTTTCAATATTTCTCATTTGAATTATAAAGTGAAAAAATTTGTCAATGCAAAAGCGCAAAGTCATTATTATCAATTATTAAAGGAAGAACTTTCAGAAGAAGAAAATGCAATTATGAGAAGAGCAAAAAATGCAAATATTAGAAGTTTTCCCAAAAGTTGTAGTAACCAAGAATACAGAGAAGCGACAGCTTTTGAAGCTATATTAGGTGCTTGGTTTTTGCAGGGAGAGATAGATAAAATACAAGCTTTTGCAAATCGAATATTGGAAAAAGAATAA
- the cysS gene encoding cysteine--tRNA ligase yields the protein MIKIYNTLSASLDTFTPRKEKEVSMYVCGPTVYNYIHIGNARPAIVFDTVRRYFEYRGYKVTYVQNFTDVDDKMIKRANEEGTTVEDVAHRYIQAYLEDMKSLHIKEEGMIRPKATEHIQEMIDMIQNLIDKGHAYESNGDVYFRVATYHQEYGALSKQKIEDLQSGARIEVTEIKESPLDFALWKASKPGEPSWKSPWGEGRPGWHIECSAMSNKYFGDSFDIHGGGQDLIFPHHENEIAQSKCSCGGSFANYWMHNGYINIDGVKMSKSLGNFVLLRDILKHFSGKVIRFFMLSAHYRKPMNFSDAELSQAKIALERIENSLIRANEISETSIALEGSAGVELKKALEDTKEKFIEAMDEDFNTAQAIGVIFELVRELNKTLDSSYNQEAYVIVKETADYLYHILYDVLGIEVEVETKVENLTVDLVEFILELRREARAEKNWALSDRIRDRLAELGIQIKDGKDSTTWRV from the coding sequence ATGATAAAAATATACAATACCCTAAGTGCATCCCTTGATACTTTTACTCCTCGAAAAGAAAAGGAAGTATCTATGTATGTGTGTGGGCCAACCGTATATAACTATATTCATATTGGAAATGCAAGGCCGGCGATTGTATTTGATACTGTAAGACGATACTTTGAGTATCGAGGATATAAAGTAACTTATGTTCAAAATTTTACAGATGTTGATGATAAAATGATTAAAAGAGCGAATGAAGAAGGAACTACCGTAGAAGATGTAGCTCATAGATACATTCAAGCCTATTTAGAAGATATGAAAAGTTTACATATTAAAGAAGAAGGGATGATACGTCCTAAGGCGACAGAACATATTCAAGAGATGATAGACATGATTCAAAATTTGATAGATAAGGGACATGCCTACGAGTCCAATGGAGATGTGTATTTCCGAGTTGCTACTTATCATCAAGAGTATGGAGCTTTATCGAAACAAAAAATAGAAGATTTACAAAGTGGAGCTAGAATTGAAGTGACAGAGATAAAAGAATCTCCTTTGGATTTTGCTTTATGGAAAGCTTCTAAGCCTGGAGAACCATCTTGGAAATCTCCATGGGGAGAAGGAAGACCAGGATGGCATATTGAGTGTTCTGCTATGTCGAATAAATATTTTGGAGATAGTTTTGATATTCATGGAGGGGGACAAGATTTGATTTTCCCACATCATGAAAACGAAATTGCTCAATCGAAATGTTCTTGTGGAGGAAGTTTTGCTAACTATTGGATGCATAATGGATATATCAATATTGACGGAGTCAAGATGTCAAAATCTTTAGGGAATTTCGTGTTATTGCGAGATATTTTAAAACATTTTTCCGGAAAAGTGATTCGATTCTTTATGTTAAGTGCTCATTATCGAAAACCAATGAACTTTTCAGATGCTGAATTAAGCCAAGCAAAAATTGCTTTAGAAAGAATTGAAAATTCTTTGATTCGTGCTAATGAAATTTCAGAAACAAGTATTGCCCTTGAAGGAAGTGCAGGAGTAGAGTTGAAGAAAGCTCTAGAAGATACGAAGGAAAAATTTATAGAAGCAATGGACGAAGATTTTAACACTGCTCAAGCCATTGGAGTTATTTTTGAATTAGTTCGAGAATTAAATAAGACTTTAGATAGTTCTTACAATCAAGAAGCTTATGTTATTGTGAAAGAAACCGCAGATTATTTATATCATATTTTATACGATGTGTTAGGAATTGAAGTGGAAGTAGAAACAAAAGTAGAAAATTTAACCGTAGATTTGGTAGAGTTTATCTTGGAACTTCGTCGAGAAGCTAGAGCTGAAAAAAATTGGGCTCTATCGGATAGAATTCGAGATCGATTGGCAGAGTTAGGAATTCAAATTAAAGACGGAAAGGATAGTACTACATGGAGAGTGTAG
- the ispD gene encoding 2-C-methyl-D-erythritol 4-phosphate cytidylyltransferase, translating to MHCGYSKIKKKMSFILACAGIGKRMKLGYPKQFLEYDGKPLFLKPLLCAEQSEYVDEIIIVSQEEYLEDIKTLCQKEGIHKLKAVVTGGRERQDSIFAALKKVSIDMDYVMVQDAVRPFCKEKYIRESYEQLEAGYMGTVVGVAVKDTIKEITEDGFVKNTPKRSSLFAAHTPQAFQKEILKEAYEKAYQDKFLGTDDASLVERLQLSIKIIVGDYDNIKITTPEDLKILNP from the coding sequence ATGCACTGTGGTTACTCTAAAATAAAGAAAAAAATGAGTTTTATTTTAGCTTGTGCAGGAATTGGAAAGAGAATGAAATTGGGATATCCGAAACAATTCTTAGAGTACGATGGGAAACCGCTTTTCTTAAAACCTTTGTTATGTGCAGAACAATCTGAGTATGTAGATGAAATTATTATTGTGAGTCAAGAAGAATACTTAGAGGATATAAAAACTCTTTGTCAAAAAGAAGGTATCCATAAATTAAAAGCAGTTGTCACTGGAGGGAGAGAAAGGCAGGATTCTATTTTTGCTGCCCTAAAAAAGGTAAGTATAGATATGGACTATGTTATGGTACAAGATGCCGTTCGTCCTTTTTGTAAAGAAAAATATATCCGGGAAAGTTATGAACAATTAGAGGCGGGATATATGGGAACAGTAGTGGGAGTGGCTGTGAAGGATACTATAAAAGAGATTACTGAGGATGGTTTTGTAAAAAATACTCCTAAACGTAGCTCTTTATTTGCGGCTCATACTCCACAAGCTTTTCAAAAAGAAATTTTAAAAGAAGCTTATGAAAAAGCATACCAAGATAAGTTTTTAGGGACAGATGATGCTTCTCTTGTAGAAAGATTACAGCTTTCTATAAAAATTATTGTAGGAGATTACGATAATATAAAAATAACGACTCCCGAAGATTTAAAAATTTTAAATCCCTAG
- a CDS encoding endonuclease MutS2: protein MSIHSHRVLEFDKLKEKVMTYLAIEKNVEEIINLKPFTDLSSLQQEFVYVQDCMDFMQYDGGLDVRHLKDICALTEKIKLIGTYLEVDELWDININLRFFRIFQTQLEDLGKYKALRDYMKQVSPLRLIEDLISKAIDAEKQIKDDASLDLRDIRIHKKVLAQNIRRKFDELFEEPSVSAAFQERIITERDGRMVVPVKLDFKGLIKGIEHDRSSSGQTVFIEPLSIVSLNNKMRELETKEKEEIRKILLRLSEQIRNHQDEIYKIGNMILYIDRLQAKANFGLEEACHVPMVQGKEILYLEKARHPFIPKEKVVPLTFEIGKDYKILLITGPNTGGKTVALKTAGLLTLMALSGIPIPASQNSRIGFFQGVFADIGDEQSIEQSLSSFSAHVTNLQDILEQVHRNCLVLLDELGSGTDPTEGSAFAMSIIDYLKEKKCNSIITTHYSEVKAHGYNEEGIETASMEFDTTTLSPTYRLLMGIPGESNALTIAKRLGIPQEIIEKAQSYISEDNKKIELMINNIKNKSESLDKMQTELTGLREAAKMNQEKWEEERKALEREKNEILKKAYEDSEKMMNEMRAKASALIEKIQKEEHSKEQAKQIQKNLNMLSSALKEEKNKTITLNKTMKKKAHFKEGDRVFVKNINQFATVLKINAMKESAQVQAGILKLEVPFEEIRVTEEKKEKTYQVQVHKKIAVRSEIDLRGKMVEEGIHELETYLDRALLNGYHEIYVIHGKGTGALRNGILEYLKTCPYVKDYRIGGHGEGGLGCTVVTLK, encoded by the coding sequence ATGAGTATACATAGTCATCGAGTTTTAGAGTTTGATAAATTAAAAGAAAAAGTAATGACCTACTTAGCGATTGAAAAGAATGTAGAAGAAATTATAAATTTAAAACCATTCACCGATTTAAGTTCTTTACAACAAGAATTTGTCTATGTACAAGATTGCATGGATTTTATGCAGTATGATGGGGGATTAGATGTTCGCCATTTAAAAGATATTTGTGCTTTAACAGAAAAAATTAAATTGATTGGAACTTATTTAGAAGTGGACGAACTGTGGGATATCAATATTAACCTACGTTTTTTTAGAATATTTCAAACACAGCTGGAAGATTTAGGAAAATACAAAGCTCTACGAGATTATATGAAGCAAGTTTCTCCTCTTCGTTTGATAGAAGATTTGATTTCAAAAGCCATTGACGCTGAAAAACAAATTAAAGATGATGCTTCTTTAGATTTGCGAGATATTCGAATTCATAAAAAAGTATTGGCTCAGAATATTCGCAGAAAATTTGATGAGTTATTTGAAGAACCTAGTGTATCTGCAGCTTTTCAGGAACGTATTATTACAGAAAGAGATGGAAGAATGGTTGTTCCTGTAAAATTAGATTTTAAAGGTTTGATTAAAGGGATAGAACATGACAGATCTTCGAGTGGACAAACTGTCTTTATTGAACCTTTATCCATCGTTTCTTTGAATAATAAGATGAGAGAGTTAGAAACAAAGGAAAAGGAAGAAATCCGAAAAATTTTGTTACGATTGTCTGAACAAATTCGGAACCATCAAGATGAAATTTACAAGATAGGAAATATGATCCTATATATTGACCGTTTGCAAGCGAAAGCAAATTTTGGTTTGGAAGAAGCTTGTCATGTACCTATGGTGCAAGGAAAAGAAATTTTATATTTAGAAAAGGCAAGACATCCTTTTATTCCAAAAGAAAAAGTGGTACCTTTGACTTTTGAAATTGGAAAGGACTATAAAATTTTGTTGATTACTGGACCAAATACGGGAGGAAAAACAGTAGCACTAAAGACAGCGGGGCTTCTTACCTTAATGGCTCTTTCCGGAATTCCAATTCCTGCTTCGCAAAATTCTAGAATTGGATTTTTCCAAGGAGTTTTTGCAGATATTGGAGATGAGCAAAGCATTGAACAATCTTTATCTTCTTTCTCTGCCCATGTCACAAACTTACAAGATATTTTAGAGCAAGTTCACAGAAATTGTTTGGTATTATTGGATGAACTTGGTTCCGGAACAGATCCTACAGAAGGTTCTGCTTTTGCCATGTCCATTATTGACTATTTGAAAGAGAAAAAATGTAATTCAATTATTACAACACATTATAGCGAAGTAAAGGCACATGGGTATAATGAAGAGGGCATTGAAACAGCTTCCATGGAGTTTGATACAACAACACTTTCTCCTACCTATCGACTTTTGATGGGAATCCCAGGGGAAAGTAATGCTTTGACGATTGCTAAACGATTAGGAATACCACAAGAAATTATTGAAAAAGCACAAAGTTATATCAGTGAAGACAATAAAAAAATTGAGCTTATGATCAATAATATAAAAAATAAATCAGAAAGCTTAGACAAAATGCAGACAGAATTAACAGGATTACGAGAAGCAGCCAAAATGAATCAAGAAAAATGGGAAGAAGAACGAAAGGCTTTGGAGAGAGAAAAAAATGAAATCTTGAAAAAGGCTTATGAAGACTCCGAAAAGATGATGAATGAGATGAGAGCCAAGGCGTCTGCTCTGATTGAGAAAATTCAAAAAGAAGAACATAGTAAAGAACAAGCAAAACAAATACAAAAAAATCTAAACATGCTAAGTTCGGCTTTGAAAGAGGAAAAAAATAAGACAATTACACTCAATAAGACAATGAAAAAGAAAGCACACTTTAAAGAAGGAGATAGAGTCTTTGTCAAAAATATCAACCAGTTTGCAACTGTTTTAAAAATCAATGCTATGAAAGAAAGTGCACAGGTACAAGCGGGTATTTTAAAATTAGAGGTTCCTTTTGAGGAAATTCGAGTGACAGAAGAGAAAAAAGAAAAAACATATCAAGTGCAAGTACATAAAAAAATTGCAGTACGAAGCGAAATTGATTTACGAGGAAAAATGGTAGAGGAAGGGATTCATGAATTAGAAACTTACTTGGATAGAGCTTTGTTAAATGGTTATCATGAAATTTATGTAATTCATGGAAAAGGAACAGGAGCTTTGCGAAATGGAATTTTAGAATATTTAAAAACTTGTCCTTATGTGAAAGACTATCGAATTGGAGGTCATGGAGAGGGAGGATTAGGATGCACTGTGGTTACTCTAAAATAA
- the rpmB gene encoding 50S ribosomal protein L28 — translation MQRCEITGTGIISGNKISHSHRLTRRVWKPNLQVTTILVNGNPIKIKVCSRTLKSLKGASEVEIMNILKANAATLSERLKKHLSK, via the coding sequence ATGCAAAGATGTGAAATTACTGGTACTGGTATTATCAGTGGTAATAAAATTTCTCACTCTCACAGATTAACTAGAAGAGTTTGGAAACCAAATCTACAAGTAACTACTATTTTAGTAAATGGAAACCCTATTAAAATCAAAGTATGTTCAAGAACTTTGAAATCTTTAAAAGGTGCTTCAGAAGTTGAAATCATGAATATTTTAAAAGCAAATGCAGCTACTTTAAGTGAAAGATTGAAAAAACACTTAAGCAAATAA
- the yfcC gene encoding putative basic amino acid antiporter YfcC produces MKKWKIPDTFVIIFFVVLLAGFLTHVVPVGSFDMKDITYTTSDGAEKTKSVPVAGSFHYALDEQGQPLVKGIKVFEPGGEIGLTNYVYEGLVSGDKWGTAVGVVAFILVIGGAFGIILKTGAVETGLYALISKTKGSEILIIPLVFILFSLGGAVFGMGEEAIPFAMILVPIIIGLGYDSITALMITYCSTQIGFATSWMNPFSVAVAQGVAGIPVLSGSGFRIFMWIFFTAVGTIFTMRYAKKVKATPNLSVAYETDKYYREDYKAEATEGQKFTLGHKLVLLVVVLGMIWVIWGVIKQGYYLPEIATQFVIMGIISGIIGVVFHLNDMTTNDMASSFRKGAEELVGAALVVGMGKGIVLVLGGTSAGEPSVLNTILNWVATGMEGMHSAFSAWVMYIFQSCFNFFVVSGSGQAALTMPIMAPLSDLLGVTRQVAVLAFQLGDGFTNLIVPTSGLLMAILGVAKLDWGTWVKFQWKFQALLFILGSIFVIGASLVNFS; encoded by the coding sequence ATGAAAAAATGGAAGATACCTGATACGTTTGTAATTATTTTCTTTGTGGTATTGTTGGCAGGTTTTTTAACTCATGTTGTTCCGGTAGGAAGTTTTGACATGAAAGATATCACTTACACCACAAGTGATGGAGCAGAAAAAACAAAGTCCGTACCAGTTGCTGGAAGTTTCCACTATGCCTTGGATGAACAAGGACAACCACTGGTAAAAGGTATTAAAGTATTTGAACCAGGAGGAGAAATTGGTTTAACAAATTATGTTTACGAAGGATTAGTCAGTGGAGATAAATGGGGAACAGCTGTTGGTGTTGTCGCTTTTATCTTAGTCATTGGAGGGGCTTTTGGAATTATTTTAAAAACAGGAGCTGTTGAGACAGGACTCTACGCTTTGATTAGTAAAACCAAGGGATCTGAGATTTTAATTATTCCTCTTGTCTTTATTTTGTTCTCTCTAGGAGGAGCTGTTTTTGGAATGGGGGAAGAGGCGATACCTTTTGCCATGATTTTAGTTCCTATTATTATAGGATTGGGATATGATAGTATTACTGCTTTGATGATTACCTATTGTTCTACACAAATTGGATTTGCTACTTCTTGGATGAATCCGTTTAGTGTTGCAGTAGCTCAAGGAGTTGCTGGAATTCCTGTATTATCAGGTTCAGGATTCCGTATTTTTATGTGGATTTTCTTTACTGCTGTAGGAACTATTTTTACGATGAGATATGCAAAAAAAGTAAAAGCTACTCCAAACTTATCGGTAGCTTATGAAACAGATAAATATTATCGAGAGGATTATAAGGCAGAAGCAACAGAAGGACAAAAATTTACTTTAGGTCATAAATTGGTATTGTTAGTTGTGGTTTTAGGAATGATATGGGTCATTTGGGGAGTAATTAAACAAGGATATTATCTACCGGAAATTGCAACACAATTTGTCATTATGGGAATTATTTCAGGAATTATTGGAGTGGTATTCCACTTAAATGACATGACAACAAATGATATGGCAAGTTCTTTTAGAAAAGGAGCAGAAGAATTAGTAGGAGCTGCTCTTGTTGTAGGAATGGGAAAAGGAATTGTATTGGTATTGGGAGGAACTTCAGCAGGAGAACCAAGTGTATTAAATACTATTTTGAACTGGGTTGCTACTGGAATGGAAGGAATGCACTCTGCATTCTCAGCTTGGGTAATGTATATTTTCCAATCTTGTTTCAATTTCTTTGTTGTTTCAGGATCTGGACAAGCTGCATTAACTATGCCAATCATGGCTCCATTATCTGACTTATTAGGCGTTACAAGACAAGTTGCAGTTTTGGCTTTCCAATTAGGAGATGGATTTACAAATTTAATTGTTCCTACTTCCGGATTATTGATGGCAATCTTGGGAGTTGCTAAGTTAGATTGGGGAACTTGGGTAAAATTCCAATGGAAATTCCAAGCTTTATTATTTATATTAGGTTCCATTTTTGTGATTGGAGCTTCTTTGGTAAATTTCTCATAA